A window of the Myxocyprinus asiaticus isolate MX2 ecotype Aquarium Trade chromosome 11, UBuf_Myxa_2, whole genome shotgun sequence genome harbors these coding sequences:
- the LOC127448317 gene encoding ADP-ribosylation factor-like protein 5A isoform X2: MQSLVYVVLIFSSMNEVVHTSPTIGSNVEEIVVNNTHFLMWDIGGQESLRSSWNTYYTNTEFVIIVVDSTDRERILVTREELYRMLAHEDLKKAGLLIFANKQDVKGCMTVAEISQSLQLTSIKDHQWHIQACCALTGEGLCQGLEWMMSRLRVR; encoded by the exons ATGCAGAGTTTGGTTTATGTTGTTCTAATCTTCAGCTCTATGAATGAGGTGGTCCACACTTCACCAACTATAGGAAGCAATGTGGAAGAGATTGTGGTCAATAACACACATTTCCTTATGTGGGACATCGGAGGACAAGAATCACTGCGTTCCTCTTGGAACACTTACTACACTAATACAGAG TTTGTTATCATTGTGGTAGAcagcacagacagagagagaatctTAGTGACCAGAGAGGAGCTCTACAGGATGTTAGCCCATGAG GATCTGAAAAAAGCTGGCTTGTTGATTTTTGCCAACAAGCAAGATGTGAAGGGTTGTATGACTGTTGCTGAGATTTCCCAGAGTCTACAGCTTACCTCCATCAAAGACCATCAGTGGCACATCCAGGCCTGTTGTGCCCTAACTGGGGAGGG
- the LOC127448317 gene encoding ADP-ribosylation factor-like protein 5A isoform X1 — protein MGIIFTKLWRLFNHQEHKVIIVGLDNAGKTTILYQFSMNEVVHTSPTIGSNVEEIVVNNTHFLMWDIGGQESLRSSWNTYYTNTEFVIIVVDSTDRERILVTREELYRMLAHEDLKKAGLLIFANKQDVKGCMTVAEISQSLQLTSIKDHQWHIQACCALTGEGLCQGLEWMMSRLRVR, from the exons ATGGGAATCATTTTCACAAAGTTATGGAGGCTTTTTAACCACCAAG agCACAAAGTCATTATTGTTGGGCTGGACAATGCAGGAAAGACCACCATACTTTATCAGTT CTCTATGAATGAGGTGGTCCACACTTCACCAACTATAGGAAGCAATGTGGAAGAGATTGTGGTCAATAACACACATTTCCTTATGTGGGACATCGGAGGACAAGAATCACTGCGTTCCTCTTGGAACACTTACTACACTAATACAGAG TTTGTTATCATTGTGGTAGAcagcacagacagagagagaatctTAGTGACCAGAGAGGAGCTCTACAGGATGTTAGCCCATGAG GATCTGAAAAAAGCTGGCTTGTTGATTTTTGCCAACAAGCAAGATGTGAAGGGTTGTATGACTGTTGCTGAGATTTCCCAGAGTCTACAGCTTACCTCCATCAAAGACCATCAGTGGCACATCCAGGCCTGTTGTGCCCTAACTGGGGAGGG